One segment of Paenibacillus sp. FSL R7-0337 DNA contains the following:
- a CDS encoding Crp/Fnr family transcriptional regulator, whose amino-acid sequence MKEHYNVIEARGNTNCFSEQNFNRLLVTMKERMVPEGSHLFWEGDFSDKLFYIKRGRVKLTKSTDEGKELILYMYQAGDMVGQADPFFSTKHSFTAEVIEESEVGVIEQKDLEILICQHCDFAIDFMKWMGIHHRLTQTKFRDLMMYGKPGALCSTLIRLGNTYGEKTGDSILINKKITHTDLSNMIGATRESVNRMLSDLRKKDAVEYENGMIVIKDLAMLQEICHCELCPNEICRI is encoded by the coding sequence ATAAAGGAACATTATAATGTTATCGAAGCCCGCGGCAATACAAACTGTTTCTCCGAACAGAACTTTAACCGCCTGTTGGTCACAATGAAGGAACGCATGGTCCCTGAGGGTTCTCACCTCTTCTGGGAAGGCGACTTTTCGGATAAATTGTTTTATATCAAGCGTGGACGTGTGAAATTAACCAAATCTACAGACGAAGGCAAAGAACTGATTCTGTATATGTATCAGGCTGGTGATATGGTGGGTCAGGCTGACCCGTTCTTCAGCACGAAGCACAGCTTCACGGCCGAAGTGATTGAAGAGAGTGAAGTTGGCGTGATCGAGCAGAAGGATCTGGAGATTCTGATCTGCCAGCACTGCGATTTCGCTATTGACTTCATGAAATGGATGGGGATTCATCACCGTCTCACACAGACGAAATTCCGCGATCTGATGATGTACGGCAAACCGGGCGCACTCTGCTCCACACTGATCCGACTTGGCAACACCTATGGTGAGAAGACCGGCGACAGCATTCTGATTAACAAAAAAATCACGCATACAGATCTGTCCAACATGATCGGCGCTACCCGTGAGAGCGTTAACCGCATGCTGAGTGATCTGCGCAAAAAAGATGCAGTGGAGTATGAGAATGGTATGATTGTCATCAAGGATCTGGCGATGCTTCAGGAAATCTGCCATTGCGAATTATGTCCCAATGAAATTTGCCGAATTTAA
- a CDS encoding NUDIX hydrolase — translation MASFNHFGVYGICQRDGRLLVIHKGRGPYSGRYDLPGGRLETGESLVDGLIREFVEETGYTVKVQQNLGTFDFFIPYNEDHFTQMHHMAALYQVELAGEEEPVAISMFEEQDSRGAEWVDITRITLDSASPLAVYAAKFLRGEELPVTPEYYDDWEVKGS, via the coding sequence ATGGCAAGCTTTAACCATTTTGGCGTATATGGAATTTGTCAGCGTGACGGCAGGCTGCTGGTGATCCATAAAGGAAGGGGCCCTTATAGCGGAAGATACGATCTGCCGGGGGGGAGACTGGAGACTGGTGAATCCCTGGTTGACGGCTTGATCAGAGAGTTTGTTGAAGAGACTGGTTATACAGTAAAGGTACAACAAAACCTGGGCACCTTCGATTTCTTTATCCCGTATAACGAAGATCACTTTACACAAATGCATCATATGGCAGCCTTGTATCAGGTTGAATTGGCCGGGGAAGAAGAGCCTGTTGCCATTTCAATGTTCGAAGAACAGGATTCCCGTGGGGCGGAATGGGTGGATATCACTAGAATAACACTCGACTCAGCTTCTCCGTTAGCCGTATATGCTGCTAAGTTCCTTAGGGGTGAGGAACTGCCTGTAACACCAGAATATTATGATGATTGGGAAGTAAAAGGTTCATAG
- a CDS encoding SDR family oxidoreductase — MNILILGATGRVGSHIVTHALQDGHHVTVLARTLEKVQPLHANLTIIEGNVLNQDDIARAVQGNDVVISALNTDGTTTLTDSMPFIIGAMYEEEIERIITVGTAGILQSELSPELLRYQSSESKRRSTRAAEEHEQAYRLLERSTLKWTIVCPTALLNGERLGTYRVRQDILPEGGSEISVADTAEFTYSQIDASDFIRTRVGIAY, encoded by the coding sequence ATGAATATATTGATTCTTGGTGCCACCGGCCGGGTGGGGAGCCATATTGTTACCCATGCTCTTCAGGATGGACATCATGTGACCGTGCTGGCCCGCACGCTGGAGAAGGTTCAGCCTCTCCATGCCAACCTCACGATCATCGAAGGTAATGTTCTTAATCAAGATGATATCGCCCGGGCAGTGCAGGGAAATGATGTAGTGATTAGTGCGTTGAACACCGATGGGACAACCACACTTACAGATAGTATGCCTTTTATCATCGGAGCCATGTACGAGGAAGAGATAGAGCGCATTATTACCGTAGGAACTGCGGGCATTCTTCAAAGTGAGCTTTCTCCGGAACTCCTGCGTTACCAATCCAGCGAATCTAAACGCAGGTCCACCCGTGCTGCAGAAGAACATGAACAAGCCTATCGCTTGTTGGAGCGGTCGACTCTGAAATGGACCATTGTGTGCCCAACCGCTCTGCTGAACGGAGAACGCTTGGGGACCTATCGTGTGAGACAAGATATTCTGCCCGAAGGAGGCAGTGAAATATCTGTAGCAGATACAGCGGAATTCACGTATAGTCAAATTGATGCTAGCGATTTCATAAGAACCCGTGTAGGTATAGCTTACTGA
- a CDS encoding MurR/RpiR family transcriptional regulator translates to MFSNEQISSYNELEMSIFNYVTKNLDKVAYMRIRELADETHVSTATILRFCRKNQCEGFSEFKVKLKMLLSQHKKASVQNLKSTHHTVYEFFEQSQHPDIEEKIRLAAQLIAKASSVIFIGTGSSGIMAEYGARYFSSLGTFAMYIKDPHFPVHASLRENNITISLSTSGENPYTLPLLRQIKQEKGKIISITNNRQSTLAKISDLTIPYNVNEEYYETANVTTQFPVLFFIEWMAREVFKLTRN, encoded by the coding sequence ATGTTTTCCAATGAACAAATCTCATCCTATAATGAATTGGAAATGTCTATATTTAACTATGTTACAAAAAATTTAGATAAAGTGGCCTACATGCGAATTAGAGAGCTAGCCGATGAAACGCATGTATCAACAGCGACTATTTTGCGGTTTTGCAGAAAAAATCAGTGCGAGGGCTTTTCGGAGTTTAAAGTCAAACTAAAAATGCTTTTATCCCAGCACAAAAAAGCGTCTGTGCAAAATTTAAAATCTACGCATCATACCGTATATGAATTTTTTGAGCAATCCCAGCATCCAGATATCGAAGAAAAAATCAGATTAGCAGCACAGTTGATTGCAAAAGCCAGCTCAGTCATTTTTATCGGTACCGGAAGTTCAGGCATTATGGCGGAATATGGCGCGAGATATTTCTCCAGTCTTGGAACATTTGCTATGTACATCAAAGATCCGCACTTCCCTGTACATGCCAGTTTACGGGAGAATAACATTACAATTTCCTTATCTACCTCAGGTGAGAACCCCTATACCTTGCCGCTCCTCAGACAAATCAAACAGGAGAAAGGCAAAATTATCAGTATCACCAACAATCGTCAATCTACTTTGGCCAAGATATCGGATCTCACAATTCCTTATAATGTGAATGAAGAATATTACGAAACAGCAAATGTAACCACACAATTTCCTGTCCTTTTTTTTATTGAATGGATGGCCCGGGAAGTGTTTAAGTTAACTAGGAATTAG
- a CDS encoding beta-glucoside-specific PTS transporter subunit IIABC, whose product MDKKQLSQDILRLVGGQENIDQVTHCMTRLRFNLNNNSKADKAALKNTPGVMGVAENGGQFQVIIGNDVPQVYSALISNMKSAPEKSAPTGGKKRNPISALFDFIAGMFTPILPAIAGAGMIKGIIAILVALGWMTDKSSTYTILSAVGDGAFYFLPIILAVSAAKKMGSNIFIGASLAAGIMHPTITALLAEGDSSFAGITVIAASYSSTVVPIVIAIWIASYVERAVDRITHASLKLIVVPTVTLLIMVPLTLIAIGPLGSILGNSLSDGIAWLFDNASIFASILIAGTMSVLIITGMHYALLPIVVSSMATFGYDFIIPLMFAANMAQGGAAFGVGFKSKVTSTKSLAYSTGLTALMGITEPAMYGINMKFKKPFAAALIGGAVSGAFMGIFTVKTFAVGTAGLPGIAAFAGPAISNLVYGLVGGLIGFAVASLITYLLGFQEEMEPQTAKAMPVTPTAAATEVVMVQDQEIFSPMTGEVKPLSEVPDPAFSEELMGKGFAIQPSSGRVVSPVEGTVFSLSKSGHAIGLLSNSGAELLIHIGIDTVKLKGQFFSPQVQVGGKVSMGDILMEFDREQIQQAGYNLISPVIITNMHQYSSIQTAGRTTIKERELLYTAKA is encoded by the coding sequence ATGGATAAAAAACAATTGTCTCAGGATATTCTTAGGCTGGTTGGCGGTCAAGAAAATATCGACCAGGTCACTCACTGTATGACAAGACTGAGATTCAACCTGAATAACAACAGCAAGGCGGACAAAGCAGCGTTAAAAAACACGCCCGGTGTGATGGGGGTTGCGGAGAATGGCGGACAGTTTCAGGTCATTATTGGTAACGATGTGCCTCAGGTATACAGCGCACTTATAAGTAACATGAAGAGTGCGCCGGAAAAGAGTGCGCCGACGGGGGGGAAGAAACGGAATCCGATTAGTGCGCTATTTGATTTTATTGCCGGCATGTTTACCCCAATTCTGCCTGCGATAGCGGGCGCCGGGATGATCAAGGGGATTATAGCTATCCTGGTGGCCTTGGGATGGATGACTGATAAAAGCTCTACCTATACCATTTTGTCCGCTGTAGGGGACGGAGCGTTTTATTTCTTGCCCATTATCCTGGCGGTCAGTGCAGCCAAAAAGATGGGCAGCAATATCTTTATCGGGGCATCGCTGGCAGCAGGGATCATGCATCCAACGATAACGGCATTGCTGGCGGAGGGAGACTCCAGCTTCGCAGGGATCACGGTTATTGCCGCATCCTATTCATCCACGGTGGTTCCGATCGTTATCGCCATCTGGATTGCTTCTTATGTGGAGAGAGCCGTTGACCGCATCACCCATGCTTCCCTGAAGCTGATTGTTGTACCTACCGTTACACTTCTAATCATGGTTCCGCTTACTTTAATTGCGATCGGACCTTTAGGCTCTATTTTGGGTAACAGCTTGTCTGACGGTATTGCGTGGTTATTTGATAACGCCTCCATTTTTGCGAGTATTCTCATTGCCGGAACGATGTCCGTGTTAATTATTACAGGTATGCATTATGCACTTTTACCAATTGTAGTGAGTTCAATGGCAACTTTCGGTTATGACTTTATCATTCCCTTAATGTTTGCTGCTAATATGGCGCAAGGCGGTGCAGCATTTGGGGTTGGCTTTAAGTCAAAAGTGACATCCACCAAATCACTTGCGTATTCCACAGGACTAACCGCGCTTATGGGTATTACCGAGCCTGCAATGTACGGGATTAATATGAAGTTCAAGAAGCCGTTCGCTGCAGCCCTCATTGGTGGAGCAGTCTCCGGAGCATTCATGGGAATATTCACTGTTAAAACATTTGCAGTGGGCACCGCAGGTTTACCGGGGATTGCAGCTTTTGCCGGTCCGGCCATCAGCAACCTGGTTTACGGTCTGGTTGGCGGATTGATCGGGTTCGCAGTTGCCTCTTTAATTACCTATCTCCTAGGCTTCCAAGAAGAAATGGAGCCACAAACAGCAAAAGCAATGCCTGTGACTCCAACTGCTGCTGCAACAGAAGTGGTTATGGTGCAGGATCAAGAAATCTTTAGTCCTATGACCGGTGAGGTCAAACCACTCAGCGAAGTGCCTGACCCTGCTTTTTCGGAAGAACTGATGGGTAAAGGATTTGCAATTCAACCGTCTTCAGGACGGGTTGTATCTCCAGTAGAAGGCACTGTGTTCTCATTGTCAAAGAGCGGTCATGCTATTGGACTATTAAGTAACAGCGGAGCAGAACTGCTGATCCATATCGGAATTGATACAGTGAAGCTGAAGGGGCAATTCTTCTCGCCGCAGGTTCAGGTGGGAGGCAAGGTATCAATGGGCGATATCCTGATGGAATTCGATCGCGAACAGATTCAACAAGCGGGATACAACTTGATATCACCAGTTATTATTACCAACATGCATCAATATTCATCCATCCAGACAGCAGGTCGTACCACGATTAAAGAACGAGAGTTACTGTATACAGCCAAAGCTTAA